A region from the Excalfactoria chinensis isolate bCotChi1 chromosome 24, bCotChi1.hap2, whole genome shotgun sequence genome encodes:
- the NAGLU gene encoding alpha-N-acetylglucosaminidase: MAVPLRVAAMAALLAAARAALPVELRGPAGDARQEAAVRALARRLLGSRAAAVALSVDAALAAGGPDAYRLRSPPGGAVAVAVTGSSGVAAAAGLYRYLRDFCGCHLSWSAAQLRLPDPLPRLRAEIRAATPNRFRYYQNGCAHSYSFAWWGWERWEREIDWMALSGINLAPAFAGQEALWQRVFRALGLNQSEIDAHFTGPAFLAWNRMGNLHGWAGPLPRAWHLQQLYLQYRIVERMRSLGMMTVLPAFAGHVPPGVLRVFPRINATRLGNWSHFDCTLSCTYLLSPEEPMFQVIGTLFLKELIKEFGTDHIYSADTFNEMSPPSSDPAYLAGISSAVFRAMTGADPEAQWLMQGWLFQHQPSFWQPPQVQAVLRAVPRGRMIVLDLFAESKPVYEWTESFYGQPFIWCMLHNFGGNHGLFGAVEAINRGPFVARRFPNSTMVGTGLVPEGIEQNDVVYELMNELGWRHEPLDLPAWVSRYAQRRYGAPNAAASAAWQLLLHSVYNCSGACVNHNRSPLVRRPSLRMDTQLWYNASDVYEAWRLLLSAGPALGSSPAFQYDVADVTRQALQQLVGDFYQRIRDSFQRRALTELLAAGGVLLYDLLPELDALLGSQRQFLLGRVLQAARSRASSEREAQQYELNARNQVTLWGPSGNILDYANKQLSGLVLDYYGVRWSLFVSLLVECLNTGSPFHQEQFNQAVFQVERGFVYNEKRYPATPVGDTLEIARKIFLKYYPGAAQRGRDGPP; encoded by the exons ATGGCGGTTCCGCTGCGGGTGGCGGCGATGGCGGCGCTGCTGGCGGCCGCTCGGGCCGCGCTGCCCGTCGAGCTGCGGGGACCGGCGGGGGACGCGCGGCAGGAGGCGGCGGTGCGGGCGCTGGCGCGGCGCCTGCTGGGCTCCAGGGCCGCCGCCGTGGCGCTGTCGGTGGACGCGGCGCTGGCGGCGGGCGGGCCGGACGCGTACCGGCTGCGCTCCCCGCCGGGCGGCGCCGTGGCCGTGGCCGTGACGGGTTCCAGCGGCGTGGCGGCGGCCGCCGGCCTCTACCGGTACCTGCGCGACTTCTGCGGCTGCCACCTCTCGTGGTCCGCGGCGCAGCTCCGCCTGCCCGACCCCCTGCCGCGGTTACGGGCCGAGATCCGCGCCGCCACCCCCAACAG GTTCCGGTACTACCAGAACGGCTGCGCGCACAGCTACTCGTTCGCctggtggggctgggagcgCTGGGAGCGCGAGATCGACTGGATGGCGCTGAGCGGCATCAACTTGGCGCCCGCCTTCGCGGGGCAGGAGGCGCTGTGGCAGCGG GTGTTCCGAGCGCTGGGGCTGAACCAGAGCGAGATCGACGCCCACTTCACGGGACCCGCGTTCCTGGCGTGGAACCGGATGGGGAACCTGCACGGCTGGGCCGGGCCGCTGCCGCGAGCGTGGCACCTCCAGCAGCTGTACCTGCAG TACCGGATCGTGGAGCGGATGCGTTCGCTGGGGATGATGACGGTGCTGCCGGCCTTCGCGGGCCACGTGCCGCCGGGGGTCCTGCG GGTCTTCCCGCGCATCAATGCCACGCGCCTCGGGAACTGGAGCCACTTTGACTGCACGCTGTCCTGCACCTACCTGCTGTCCCCTGAGGAGCCCATGTTCCAGGTGATCGGGACGCTCTTCCTGAAGGAGCTCATCAAGGAGTTCGGCACTGACCACATCTACAGCGCCGACACCTTCAACGAGATGAGCCCGCCGTCCTCCGACCCCGCTTACCTGGCGGGCATCAGCAGCGCCGTCTTCAGGGCCATGACGGGAG CGGATCCCGAGGCGCAGTGGCTGATGCAGGGGTGGCTGTTCCAGCACCAGCCGTCCTTCTGGCAGCCTCCGCAGGTGCAGGCGGTGCTGCGCGCCGTGCCGCGGGGCCGCATGATCGTCCTCGATCTCTTTGCTGAGTCCAAACCCGTCTATGAGTGGACCGAGTCCTTCTACGGGCAGCCCTTCATCTGGTGCATGCTGCACAACTTCGGCGGCAACCACGGCCTCTTTGGCGCCGTGGAGGCCATCAACCGCGGCCCTTTTGTGGCGCGGCGCTTCCCCAACTCCACCATGGTGGGCACGGGGCTGGTGCCCGAGGGCATCGAGCAGAACGACGTGGTGTACGAGCTGATGAACGAGCTGGGCTGGCGCCACGAGCCCCTCGACCTCCCTGCCTGGGTGTCCCGCTACGCACAGCGCCGCTACGGGGCCCCCAACGCCGCCGCCAGCGCCGcgtggcagctgctgctgcacagcgtCTACAACTGCAGTGGCGCCTGCGTCAACCACAACCGCAGCCCGCTGGTGCGCCGCCCGTCCCTGCGCATGGACACGCAGCTCTGGTACAACGCCAGCGACGTCTACGAGGcctggaggctgctgctgagcgCCGGCCCCGCGCTGGGCTCCAGCCCGGCCTTCCAGTACGACGTGGCCGACGTGACGCGGCAGGcgctgcagcagctggtgggCGATTTCTACCAGCGCATCCGCGACTCCTTCCAGCGCCGCGCGCTCACCGAGCTGCTGGCGGCCGGCGGCGTTTTGCTGTACGACCTGCTGCCGGAGCTGGACGCGCTGCTGGGCTCGCAGCGCCAATTCCTGCTGGGCCGAGTGCTGCAGGCCGCCcgcagcagagccagcagcgAGCGCGAGGCCCAGCAGTACGAGCTGAACGCCCGCAACCAGGTGACGCTGTGGGGGCCCAGCGGGAACATCCTGGACTACGCCAACAAGCAGCTGTCGGGGCTGGTGCTGGATTATTACGGGGTGCGCTGGAGCCTCTTTGTCTCGCTGCTGGTGGAGTGTCTGAACACCGGCAGCCCCTTCCACCAGGAGCAGTTCAACCAGGCCGTGTTCCAAGTGGAGAGGGGCTTCGTCTACAATGAGAAGCGCTACCCTGCGACGCCCGTGGGTGACACGCTGGAGATCGCCAGGAAGATCTTCCTCAAGTACTACCCCGGTGCCGCACAGCGCGGCCGGGACGGGCCCCCGTGA